The nucleotide window ATGGTGCAGGGCACATCGTGGGAACTCACAGAATGGGTTCTAAAGCTGAAGAATCCGTAACCAACAGCTACTGCAAAACCTGGGATCATCCGAATTTATACGTTGTAGGTGCGGGAAATATGACCACGCTGGGAACATCAAATCCTACTTTAACATTATCAGCATTCACCATCCGTTCGGTAGAATCCATCCTTGCTGATCTTGAAATTCAACTTAAAAAATAACAACATGAGACAAAGACTTATCAATAAAGCACCACAACCACAGGAGACCTTAACAGCAGGAAGAATGGCGGCGGCAAGAAGCGCAGCCATTATAGAACCTGTTTCATTGCCTTCTTTATTATTTGATTCAACACTGAGTAAAGAAGACTGGATAGAAGGATTAAAGCATCATAGTAAAACAGTAACCCATCTTTTACTGAATGATCAGATTAAAGATTTTAATGCCTATCTGGAATCTCAGTTCGGTTCAGGAATTTCAGAAATAAAAAAAGAGATCACAGAAATCGATTACAAACCGATTTTGCAGGATCTTTTGCAGACAGCAATTCTTATTGAACATTCTACTATTCCTCCTTATCTTACCGCTTTGTATTCAATTAAAGACGGAACCAATGCTCTGGCTTCACAAATCATCAGAAGTGTTGCTGTAGAGGAAATGCTTCATTTGATTATGGTTTGTAATGTATTGAATGCCATCGATATTCAACCTTCCGTCAACAAAAAGGAGAACTACCCTACTTATCCCATGAAATTACCCATGAATGTTGATTTCTATGTAGGTCTGGAAACATTCTCAAGCAACAGCATTGCAACATTTATCGCAATAGAAAGCCCAAGCCAACCTCTTGTAAAAGCTCCGAAATATGATTATGAAACGAAAACTTCTGAATTATATTCCCAAAGAGCTGCCCTGCAGGAAAACCACCTCTGGACACTTGAAAACATGAAAGGTTTCATCATGGAAAATGTACACACCATTGGTGAGTATTATGATGTTTTATTCTTCTATATCGTTATTTTCCAGATTATTGCTTACTATAAAGCACATGGAACACTTCCGAAGAATTTCGAAGAATTAAATGCCGGAGGGATTTTCACAGGAAAGCCGGAAAAACAAATCCGTCCTGAGCAATATTATGGAAGTGGTGGAAAATTACATTCCGTGGAAGCTTTAATTGGAGTTATTGCTGTTTTCCAGGAAATTAAGGGTCAGGGTGAAGGAGCTGATGATTCTATTTTCGATGTGGATCCTTCACAGTTTGAAGAAGGGGTTGAACTGGCTCATTATTTCAGATTCAAAGAAGTTTTTCATGAGCATTTTTATCTGGGAGGAAACTATGAGCCCTTCATGGACGAAAATGGGATGATGCCTGTAACCACGCCGCCTACAGGAAAAGATCTTCCGGTAGACTGGAATGAGGCATATCCGATGAAACCCAATCCTAAGCTGGAAGATTATATTCAAAATAAAGAATTACATACTCAGGCTATTGAATTTAATAAAACATACAGACGTCTGCTGGATGCTATTCAAAGTGCTGTGGAAGGTAACCAGCGAGAGCTTGAAAAATCAATTATGTATATGTATGCTTTAAAAGAACAGGCTGTTAATCTGATGAAACAACCCCTGGATGCTCAGACTAATGCGGGACCAACATTCGAATACACCGATCTGTAACTATAAAAACTAAATATCATGCTTAAAAGAAAAAAAGAGAGTCCCGAAGCGGGAGGAGAACAGCTATTCCGCAGAATGCCAGGCCAAAATGGAGTTAATCTGGCCGAACTTATGGATGGCTATTCCAAGCTTCCTATTGATGATCCGGTAAGGCCATTCAGAGAAGACAATCTGCAGTCGATTGAAAACAATGTAGATTACGGTATCCTTGCCGCATTGGATGGCACATGGGTAAGCTACAATGTGAACTATAATAAAGATGTTACCAGTCCTTCACTGGCAAGCGGTGTCCATACTACAATTATGCCGTCTCCGGGAACCAACCCGGGAACAATTCCCGGAAAATTCGCTTTTACCAGTGAAGAGTATATTGAGAAGCTGACCTTTTCCATTGTTCCCGGCGGTGTACGTAACCGTGGTGGTGCCAGTGAGCTATTCTGCGGAGCAGTTAAATATGAGCAAAGTATTAAAAGTGTGACTACCGTACAGGGGCAGGAAGCATTAAAATACACTCCTATTCATGAAGAAAACGGAATGTATCTTTGGCTGAGCGATGTTTATAATCATGCGGCTACCAAAAAATCTATTGAAAGAGACCGTGGTATCCATGCCGTTTCAACAGAAGATGCCAAGTATGGATATACCGGCGAATACAGAGATGAGCCTTTGCTGAGGATAACACCGGACGGTGAAGCAAACCCACAATATATTCTTCAAAGCCAGCTACAACCGGGGCAGCCTTATTATGAAATCATTCCTGCGCAGGAAATAAAGCCGGGAGCAGGACTTGATGGTCCTTATTTTATCCCGGACTACTCTATTTCGCGAAGCGGTGTGATTCCCCATGGGAGCACCATTACTTTGCTCGGAGATATTGTCCCGCAAAATACTGCTGATCAAACCTTTTATTTAATCAATGGATCTCCTAAGTTCCCTTACGGTAAAGAGGCATGGGATACGAATCATCTTTCTATTTCACGTACAATGGGAAATGCAGGGGTAACACCTGACAATATTATTGATCTTGACCAGCCAGCACCGGCCTGGGTGCATGAAACACTTAATGATGATAATGATCCTGGTTCAAACAAAATTTACACCCAGAGAATACTGGCTGATGATTTATATCCCTATTCTGTACGGCCGGATTTAAGACTCAGAGATACATTAAGAGGTCAGGAGGTCAGCAATTATGTCCATGTTAGAATGTCTTCCAAGATGAAAACCGGGGCGCAGGGCGGAATTTTAAATGTACCGTTTGTCAACCGTTTTGTCCCGACCGTTGAAGTGGATATGAACATGTGGATTGAAACAGTGATTGAAAACGGAAAAGAGATTCTTCAGCTGCAATATGAGCAGATTGTATTTTTCGAATTTGATTTCGGAAATGACGGTGGTACCACGAGCTGGCCCCACATCCAGGTGAACACACTCCGTAAAATAGAAGATATTCCTGAGGATCAGAGAAAAGTAATTGAAGAGCAGTTCTTTAATACCGGAGTTAATGCCGGCGCAGCTTCTGGCTGTCCTTATCATAAAGGATAGACACCATAATTATCATAAAAAAAGGGACAAACTATTGTCCCTTTTTCTGTTCTTTATAATAGATTAAAGATTATCGTGGGCCTGCTCTACCATGAAAGATATTGCCTTTTTGATTTTTTCCCGTCCTTCAGGAGTATTGGTATCTATACCACAGAAAATACTTCCGTTCAGAGACGAAAACATATTCAGGTAATACAATCCTGAAACCATAATAGCCATAATAGAACGATAGGTATCCATTTTATCTTTGAAACGGGACTCCATCAATAATTTAAAGATATATTCTCCGTTTTCCTCCTGAGTGTCAATCAGTTTTTTTAATGATTTCCGGGGCTCAGAAATAGTCCACAACAAGAGTTTCTGAGCTTCTTTATTGGCATATACATAATCAAACTGGGAAAGCAGCATATGCTCGATAAATTCTCTGCCTCCATCTTCAAGATTCGGCTTCATCTTTTCCACTTCCTCGCTGGTTACTTTTACCCAAAAATCCTGTGTTCTGACATATTCGTCCATAAGGCCATCCATTCCTCCAAAATAGGTATAGATCATTTTCTTATCTACCCCGGCAGTAGCAGCGATGTCATTTATCTTCAACCCTGCATGTCCTTTAGTTTTCAGTATTTTTCCAACGGCATCTAAAAACTTTTTCTTACTTCGTTCTTTATTTCTGATACTACCTGATGCTGACTTTCTTTCCATGACTAAACATTCAATATACAAGTTTAAGAATTTTTTTTATTATTTTAGACACCGAACAGTGTCTAATATCATTGATTTGTCTATATTTGCAAAAACTGATCGTACCAAACAGACAGGATCACTATCAGATTTGAAAAATAAAACTCTTCAGATTGTATTGTTAGTTCCCTCAGTTTAAAATGTTTCTGTCATCAGCAACTGAGGAAAAAAGACAAAAACGGTATTACTTTTTCATAGTGGTTGTCTTTAAATCTGAAAGTGTTTTGATATAAAATAAAATATTTTTGTATAGATATTTCTTATTTGACAACACCGAGGTAAGCATAAAAATTACTTCTGTAATTGGGTAAAACCGAATCTGTTTTGCTCATCAAAGTAAGAATTACTTTACAACAATAAAAATTATTACACTGAAAACCAATACTTTAAATAAAACCAGTAAAATTTTTATTATTTTACACACTTAGTAGTGTCTTATTTTATATATTTGTAGAAACTAATACCATCTATATATTTAAAACACTATCAGGTTGAAAAATAAAACAAGTCACATTGTATTATTGAGTTCCCTTACTTAAGAACATTTCGAAATGAAACGACTAGGTAGAAACGCAACTTTATAGACAGACCATTAGATTTCTAATGGTTTTGTTTTTTTATCAGAACCCTGCAAATGTTCATAAGTACGATGCAGCAGAAATGAGATTGCTGTTTTGATTTTATCTCTTCCTTTAATGGTACTGAGGTCTATTCCACAGAAAATACTCCCATTCATCGCAGCATACATATTAAGGTAATACAATCCTGAAACCAGAATGGCAAGAATAGAACGGACATCTTCAGTTTTATCCTTAACATAT belongs to Chryseobacterium gleum and includes:
- a CDS encoding ferritin-like domain-containing protein, with amino-acid sequence MRQRLINKAPQPQETLTAGRMAAARSAAIIEPVSLPSLLFDSTLSKEDWIEGLKHHSKTVTHLLLNDQIKDFNAYLESQFGSGISEIKKEITEIDYKPILQDLLQTAILIEHSTIPPYLTALYSIKDGTNALASQIIRSVAVEEMLHLIMVCNVLNAIDIQPSVNKKENYPTYPMKLPMNVDFYVGLETFSSNSIATFIAIESPSQPLVKAPKYDYETKTSELYSQRAALQENHLWTLENMKGFIMENVHTIGEYYDVLFFYIVIFQIIAYYKAHGTLPKNFEELNAGGIFTGKPEKQIRPEQYYGSGGKLHSVEALIGVIAVFQEIKGQGEGADDSIFDVDPSQFEEGVELAHYFRFKEVFHEHFYLGGNYEPFMDENGMMPVTTPPTGKDLPVDWNEAYPMKPNPKLEDYIQNKELHTQAIEFNKTYRRLLDAIQSAVEGNQRELEKSIMYMYALKEQAVNLMKQPLDAQTNAGPTFEYTDL
- a CDS encoding peroxidase, FMP-type, encoding MLKRKKESPEAGGEQLFRRMPGQNGVNLAELMDGYSKLPIDDPVRPFREDNLQSIENNVDYGILAALDGTWVSYNVNYNKDVTSPSLASGVHTTIMPSPGTNPGTIPGKFAFTSEEYIEKLTFSIVPGGVRNRGGASELFCGAVKYEQSIKSVTTVQGQEALKYTPIHEENGMYLWLSDVYNHAATKKSIERDRGIHAVSTEDAKYGYTGEYRDEPLLRITPDGEANPQYILQSQLQPGQPYYEIIPAQEIKPGAGLDGPYFIPDYSISRSGVIPHGSTITLLGDIVPQNTADQTFYLINGSPKFPYGKEAWDTNHLSISRTMGNAGVTPDNIIDLDQPAPAWVHETLNDDNDPGSNKIYTQRILADDLYPYSVRPDLRLRDTLRGQEVSNYVHVRMSSKMKTGAQGGILNVPFVNRFVPTVEVDMNMWIETVIENGKEILQLQYEQIVFFEFDFGNDGGTTSWPHIQVNTLRKIEDIPEDQRKVIEEQFFNTGVNAGAASGCPYHKG
- a CDS encoding TetR/AcrR family transcriptional regulator, with protein sequence MERKSASGSIRNKERSKKKFLDAVGKILKTKGHAGLKINDIAATAGVDKKMIYTYFGGMDGLMDEYVRTQDFWVKVTSEEVEKMKPNLEDGGREFIEHMLLSQFDYVYANKEAQKLLLWTISEPRKSLKKLIDTQEENGEYIFKLLMESRFKDKMDTYRSIMAIMVSGLYYLNMFSSLNGSIFCGIDTNTPEGREKIKKAISFMVEQAHDNL